In Microaerobacter geothermalis, the DNA window AAAAAGCGGAAAGCCGGTTGGCCAGCTCAAGGAACTGCGCCGGTTCAAAGAACCTGCAACCCTGCTCATTTATCCGCTGCGTTCTCCCAAGAAGGAACAGCCCCTGTTCCTTATCCTTGCTTCTCCATTGAAGGGAACAAAGGAGGCAGCTGCTCAGTTTAATCTATTGCTGCTTAAAACAGGCCTCATCTCATTTATCATTGCTCTGGTTCTTAGCTGGTTTCTTTCAAAGGGGATGGCGAGACGGCTTTTTCTATTGCGGCAATTTGCCAAACAGGTGGCATCAGGTTATTGGGATCAAGTAACTCCCATTCCAGTTCATAAAGAGGATGAGATTTCTCAGCTGGCAAGGGATATGAATATCATGGGTGAAAGACTGAGGGAGAGCCATCAGCAGCTGTTAATCATGGAAAAAAGGAGACAGCAATTTACAGCTGATGTGACCCATGAATTAAGAACACCCCTTACCTCCATAAGGGGGCTAATTGAAGGAATGAGAAAAGGGCTTGTTGAAGAGAAGGACAAGGATAAATATTTAGCCATAATGGAAAAGGAGACCATGAGATTGATCCGTCTCATCAACGAATTGCTGGACCTGGAAAAAATTCGTTCCGGGAAAATTGAATTAAAAAAAGAAGTCCATTCATTAAATGACATTCTGGAAATCGTGATAGAGCAGCTTCAACCTCTGGCGGATGAGAAAGGGGTGGGTCTCAATTATGAGATCCAATCAGAAACGACCATTTTTGGTGATTATGACCGCCTTCAGCAAATCTTTATGAACCTGATCAAAAATGGAATTCAGTTTACCGAAAGGGGCCAAATAGAAGTGAATGGCTGGATGACAGATCAAGGGACGATGGTGACCATCCAAGATTCTGGAGTAGGCATTCCTCCTGATCATTTATGTGACATCTGGGACCGCTTTTATAAAATTGACCCTTCGAGGACAAAATCCAAAGGGGAATCAGGCCTTGGACTCGCCATCGTTAAACAGTTGGTGGATGCACATCAGGGGGATATTCGTGTAGAAAGCACGCCAGGTGTAGGAACGAAGTTTACCCTGATGTTTCCCGTTCAGTAGATTTGCATAAAGAAAACCCGCCGGAAGTATAAAGGAAACTTACTTCAGGTGGAGTTTTATGACACACATGGAGGTGCTAACTTCGACGTTGCAACAGGACGTGCCAATGTCGACAATGCAGCAGGACGCTGCGTTTTTGTCGACAACTTATCCAGGGGCTTAGCGCCACTTATCCCCCAAATATATGGATGGATGGAACTAAACTTACATGACCCGAAGGGTCACAAATTGATATGAAAAGGTATTTTCATATCAAAGAATTTTACTAAGGACGGCCTTCGAGTTCGTGCGAAGCTACGGGGCTAGAGAACGGGAATTAGCCCTCAAACTGACTCCATCATCGAAATACCCGGATGTTTTTGAGGGCTCCGTTCTTTAGTCTCGGAGCGGACTTTAATTACTTCCCGCCGAACTCGACTAGCGGACGTGTAAATTCTTTAGTTCCATCGGGAGTCTTAGTGGCGGTTAGCCATCGGATAAATAAAAGATTTATACTTACAAGAAAAAACCTCTGAGACAGAAGATAGACTCAGAGGTTTCTTCAGTTTGTCTGAAGCAGCCCGATTACTGCACAATTGACAGCAGCTTTTCCATGTTACTTCTTAGCTGATTCAACAGTTCGATCCTTGTTTCCTGGATGCGGATAACATTATCCAAGTTGGCCAGCATGGCGTCGGCATCCCGGTTTTCTTTATTGGCTTTAAACTGTTCTTTTTGTTCCTGCATAGATTCCCTTATCTCTTTCAATGCTTCCCTGTCAGCCTTAATGACTGCGAGCTGGTCTTTAATCTGGGTCTGTAATTCCTCCGAGATTCCCTCTGGGTTTGACCGAAGGGCATTTATTTTCTCCCTGACTTCTGTATTAAGAGAGAGAATTTCCTCTCTCAGGGAAAGAACAGTTTGTCGGTTTTCCCTGATGATCTGGTGTTTCTCTTGAAATGCCCCTTTATACTCTTTCCATTTTTCCCCTTTGGCTTTTAAATCTCCCCACGCTGCTTGCCATTCTTCTTTCTGGGCTTTCAACTCCTCCCTTTTTTCTTGAAACTTGCTTTTTACCCCGCTTGTCATTGAATCCACAGGTGAATTCTGCGTGAAATCCTCGGCATATCCGCTTACTGCCATTCCAAGAACAATCACAAGCCCCAAAACCAATGACATCAACTTTTTCATCCTAAATTCCTCCTTCGATATTCTTTATTTTTTGACAAAGGAGATCTCCCCTGCTGATTTCAGCATAAAGGGAAAAAATGACGAAAGTATGACGAAAGTAAGAAAAAAAAGGGAAGAAATTCACCGTTCTTCCCGCTATTCTATTCTTTAGAGAATAGACACCTGATAAGAAACCATAATCAACCAGAGGGCATGCATGAAATGGAGAGGCCATTTTTTGTGTATTTAATAAATCTTTACAAACCGTTAATAGCGGCTTTGAGTTCCTCCAGGATTGAAGTTTTTTCCTTGGCATCACATCCAAATGTGCCGAAGATCGTAGGTCGTCCGACAGAAAAATAGATCAACCCATATTTCTCACAAATGGCTTCCATTTGTTTTAGTGAAAAGATATTTCTGCCGTCCACAATCAGAGGGAGGCGCAATTTCTGGCTGATTCTCTCCCAATCCAAATGGCGGAACTGCTCCCATTCCGTCAAGATCACTATGGCATCGCAAAATTGAATAGCCGAGTATTCATCATGGCATAGGGTGATGTCTTTCAAAGGATAGTCATGGACAAGGGGATCATATGCCCGAATGATGGCCCCTTCCTTTAAGCATTGGCGGATAACCGACAGGGAAGGCGCTTCCCGAATATCATCCGTCATTGGCTTAAAGGACAATCCCAAGATGGCAATCCGCTTCTGATTCAATGAGCCAAGGGAATGGCGCAGCTTTTTGATGATCAGCTGAGACTGCTCCTTGTTAATTTTTACAGCGGCCTCAACCAGAGGAAGTTCGTGATCCAATCGCTTGCCAAGGGCAAGAAGGGCACTGGTATCCTTTGGTAAACAGGAACCTCCATACCCGATTCCCGCCTGAAGAAAGGAAGGACCAATCCGCCGATCCAATCCCATTCCTCTGGCTACCTCATCCACGTTGGCTCCCACTTTCTCGCTGAGCCCGGCAATCATATTAATATAGGAAATTTTCATCGCCAAAAAGGTATTGGAGGCATATTTGATCATTTCTGCACTTCGTCTGTCGCAAAACTGGATGGGAACCGAGAAATCTTTATAGATTAGAGACATAGTTTTTCTTGCCCTTGAACTGGAGCAGCCTATAACAATTCTGTCAGGATGAAGGAAATCGTAAACGGCATTTCCCTGGCGCAGGAATTCCGGGTTGCTGACGACCTCAAAATGAAGAGGATCTGAAGACAAATGTCGAAGAACGGCTTCTACCTCATCCGATGTCCCAACAGGGACTGTACTTTTAATCACAATGGTTTTATCACTCTGGCTAACCGTTGCGATTTGCACCACAATGGACCACAGTTGGGAGAGGTCGGCATTTCCATCAGGGAGGGAGGGGGTTCCGACAGCAATAAACAGGACCTCTGATTCTTGAATGGCCTGGGCCATGTCCGTTGTAAATTGAATACGGTTCTCATTCCTGGCCCCATCTATGATTCCTTTTAATCCATGCTCCCAAATGGGGAGTCCGCCTGACTGTAACGTTGCAATTTTTTCCACGGAGATATCGGCACAAATGACATCATGCCCCATGTGGGCCAAACAAGCTCCGGTCACCAAGCCGACGTAACCTGTGCCAATCACGGTAATCTTCATATGGACACCTCCTGTCTATACTGTAGCAATAATTCGTCAAAAATGGCATTCCAAGATTTGCATGTCAGATTATCGTATCGAATGAATGGCAGATAAAATGGAAAAAATACCAGAAACTCTTATTATCTTAACAAAACCTTAACAATTCCATTATACTAGCTCAATAATTGGCTGGTATATTAGAAATCGTGAAAGGCAATGCAAAAATATAAGGAGGGTTTTTCAGTGAATGGTCTTAAGAAATCATTTGTTGTACTAGGAATTTTTGCACTAACTATGATTTTGTTGGTGGGTTGCGGAGCAGCCAACGATCAAAAAACTGAAGAAAAAGCGGCGGAAACCAAATTATCTGGAGAAATTCAAATTGATGGTTCCAGCACGGTTTTCCCCATCTCTGAAGCGGTTGCCGAAGAATTTATGGCTGCAAATCCTGATGTTCGCGTAAACGTTGGGGTATCCGGTACTGGTGGAGGTTTTAAGAAGTTTACCGTAGGGGAAACGGATATCAGCGATGCCTCCCGTCCTATTAAAGATTCTGAAGCGCAAAAGGCAAAAGAAAACGGCATTGAATATATTGAAATTCCTGTGGCTTTTGACGGACTTTCTGTAGTAGTAAATCCTGAAAATGATTTTGTTGATTACTTGACCACTGAAGAATTAAAGAAAATTTGGGAGCCAAACAGCCAGGTAACCAAATGGAGTCAAGTTCGTGAAGGTTGGCCCGATGAAGAAATCAAATTATACGGACCTGGAACAGATTCCGGAACATTCGATTACTTCACTGAAGTAATTAATGGAGAAGATGGTGCCAGCCGTTCTGATTATACTGCCAGTGAAGACGACAACGTCCTTGTGCAAGGTATTGCCGGTGATAAATATTCCCTTGGATATTTCGGATATGCTTACTATATTGAAAACAAAGATAAAATTAAAGTAGTACCGATTGATGGCGGGAACGGCCCTATTGAACCAACTGATGAAACAGTGAATAATGGGACTTATGCCCCGCTATCTCGCCCGATATTCATCTATGTAAGCAAAAAATCCTTACAACGCCCTGAAGTGAAAGCTTTCGTAGAATACTACCTAACCGAAGGACCAAACTTTGTTCCCGAAGTAGGATATGTGCCACTGCCACAAGATATGTATGAAAAAAGTCTTGCAGAAGTTCAAGCAGTAAAATAAAGTAATAAAGGGACATGAATCGTTGTGGTGCCCCGAGGAGGATTTCCTTGGGGCCACCACCATTTTCATATCAATTTGTGACCCTTCGGGTCATGTAAGTTTATTTACGCATATATATCAGGATTTTTGTTGTCCAGGAAGGGGAGATTCACCATGTCGTTACCGGATAAACCTTTTTCATTGAAAGGAAAACGGCAGCCTTTAGGAGATCTCATAGTTCCGAAGTTGCTGTTTTTTGCTGCGCTAATCTCAATTTTTACAACCGTGGGAATTGTTCTTACGCTACTGCTGGAAACTATTAACTTCTTTCGGGTCGTTCCCTTTTTTGAGTTTCTGACGGATACAAAATGGACACCTCTGTTTAAGCCACAACATTTTGGAATCCTTCCTTTATTGAGCGGCACGCTTCTGGTTACCATTGGAGCGAGCATTGTTGCTTTACCCATCGGATTAGCTAGTGCCATCTATTTAAGTGAATATGCCCCTGATCGGGCAAGGAGAATCATTAAACCAATTTTGGAAGTCCTTGCTGGAGTTCCAACTATTGTTTACGGCTATTTTGCCCTTACATTTGTCACTCCGGTGATAAGGATCTTTTTGCCCGATACGGGGATTTTTAATGCCCTAAGTGCTAGCATTGTGGTTGGAATCATGATTATTCCGATGGTTTCCTCCCTCAGCGAAGATGCCATGGGATCCGTACCAAAGTCCCTTAGAGATGGTGCTTATGCCTTGGGTGCCACAAGATTTGAAGTGGCTCTTAAAGTGGTCCTTCCTGCTGCCCTTTCAGGTATTGTCGCTTCATTTGTATTGGCATTATCCAGGGCCATTGGGGAGACGATGATTGTTACAATCGCAGCCGGCGCTACTCCAAAATTGACAGCGAATCCCTTAGAAAGTATTCAAACGATGACCGCCTATATTGTTCAGGTCAGCCTTGGGGATACACCATATGGTAGCATCGAATATTTGACAATTTTTGCTGTTGGGATGACTTTATTTGTCATCACCCTTCTAATGAATATCATTGCTCAGTGGATTACTCGCCGCTTTAAGGAGGAGTATAAATAATGGATGTAAAATTGGAACAATTGATCAAGAAAAGAAAAAGGATCAATCAAATCAATCATTGGTTGTTTTTCGCCGGAACATCGGTTGGAATTATTACTCTTGCGATTCTTATCTATAGCATATTATCCAAAGGGTTAGGTTGGTTTGATTGGCAGTTCCTCACCAGCTTTCCTTCCCGTTTTGCTGAAAAGGCAGGAATCAAGTCAGCCTTGTGGGGGAGTATTTGGCTCATTGCCTTAACAGCCCCTATCTCCTTTATACTTGGTGTTGGAACAGCGATATATTTGGAAGAGTATGCAAAGAAAAATTGGTTCAGCAAATTGATCCAAATCAATATTAATAACCTGGCTGGGGTTCCTTCCATTGTATTTGGGATTCTGGGATTAACTCTCTTTGTAAGGGGAATCGGTTTTGGGAGAAGTTTAATTGCCGGGGCATTAACCATGAGTCTATTAATTTTGCCCATTATTGTTGTTTCTGCCCAAGAGGCGATTCGCGCCATACCTGAGACCATAAGGAATGCTTCGTATGCCTTGGGTTCAACCCGTTGGCAAACGATAAGGAATATTGTACTGCCTGCTGCGTTTCCCAGCATTTTAACCGGAACCATCCTTGCCTTATCCAGGGCGATCGGTGAAACAGCTCCTTTGATTATGATTGGAGCCCTTACCTTTGTTGCTTTCACGCCGAAGAGCATTTTTGATTCCTTCACTGTTTTGCCTATTCAAATCTTCAACTGGACCTCCAGGCCTCAGGAAGAGTTTCAGTATGTAGCTGCGGCAGGAATTATGGTTTTGCTTATTGTATTATTAACGATGAACTCCATCGCTATTTATTTACGGAATAAATTTCAGCGCAGATTCTAATGGATGTCCGTATCGGCAGAATTTTTATATGTACGGAACTAAACTTACATGACCCGAAGGGTCACAAATTGATATGAAAAGGTATTTTCATATCAAAGAATTTACAAAGGACGGCCTTCGAGTTCGAACTAAGCGAAAAGGCTAAAGAACGGGAATTAGCCCTCAAACTGACTCCACCTTTGAAATAGCCAGATGTTTTTGAGGGCTCCGTTCTTTAGACTTGAAGTGGACATTAACCACATCTGGACCGAACTCGACAAGCAGACGTGTAAATCTTTAGTTCCGGATCTATAGTCTGAATAGGGGAGTTGAATGTAGTGTCTATCATTGAAGTAAAGGATTTAAATTTATATTATGGGGATTTTCATGCCCTAAAAGATATATCCATGAATATTGAGGAAAAATCCATCTGTGCATTTATTGGTCCGTCTGGTTGCGGGAAATCTACCTTTTTACGAACATTAAACCGGATGAATGATATGATACAGGGAGTTCATATAACCGGCTCCGTTAGAATCCTTGGAGAAAATATTTATGATCCGAACGTTAGTGTGGAATCCTTAAGAAAAAGAGTAGGAATGGTATTTCAACAGCCCAATCCTTTTCCTAAAAGTGTGTACGATAATATCGCCTTTGGTCCCAGAATGCATGGCATCACCAAAAAGAATGATTTGGATGAAATTGTTCAGGAGAGCTTAAAAAAGGCTGCCCTTTGGGAAGAAGTAAAGGATTACTTGAAAAGACCGGCCTATGGATTATCCGGCGGTCAGCAGCAGCGCCTTTGTATTGCCAGAGCCCTGGCAGTCAATCCGGACATCTTGCTGATGGATGAGCCTACCTCTGCCCTTGATCCGATTTCAACGGCAAAAATAGAGGAATTAATTCAGGAATTAAAGAATAATTATACCATTGTGATTGTTACCCATAATATGCAGCAGGCTGCCCGTGTATCTGACGTGACCGCATTTTTCTTGCAAGGTGAAGTGATTGAGTGTACGGAAACATCTACACTTTTCCAGAACCCAAGGGACAAAAGAACAGAGGATTATATTACCGGACGTTTTGGTTAATTTATTGAAAAAATGAGGTGAGTGTATGAACAGAGAAGCTTACAGTCGTTCCCTGAATGAATTAAAGGAGAAGTTATTAAGAATGGCAGAAGCCGTTGAAATTTCCATTGATCAATCCGTCAGGTCCCTTGCCAATTTAGATAAGGAATTAGCCCAAAAAACCTTGGACCGGGATGTAGAGATTGACCAAATGGATTTAGAAATAGGGAATAAGGCAATCACACTGATCGCTACGCAACAGCCTGTTGCCAAGGACTTAAGAAAGATAGCAGCGGCCATGCATATTTCCAAGGATTTGGAGAGAATGGCTGATTTGGCATGTAATTTGGCAAGGGTAACCATCGATTTTGTTGATGAAAATTTAACCCTCTATAAACCTTTGGTGGACATTCCGAATATGGCAAAATTAACCCAGGAGATGGTTCACGATGGAATCAACTCCTATATCACCGAAAATGTGGATTTGGCCAGAAAAATGGCTGAAAAAGATGATGAAGTAGATCGGATTTATCAGGAGATATTGGATGAACTTGTTGAATATATGACCGAAAACAACAAGCATATTAAAGAGGCTATGAAATTTGCTTTTGTTGCCCGATTCCTGGAGAGGATGTCTGATCTGGCTACTAACATCGGTGAATATGTCACCTACATTGTGGAAGCCAAAAAAGCAGATTTAAACTAGATCCATTGGTACGGAAAAGATTTACACGTCCACTAGTCAAATCCGGGCGAAAATACGAGAAGGGACCATCAATTAGGTCAAATCGTCCCTTTACCTTATTTGTCAGGCACGATATTCTCTAAGAGAATACT includes these proteins:
- a CDS encoding sensor histidine kinase; its protein translation is MKKSIFSKFILNHVIVLLLSFVLLFGFLMKFVTNYAYEQKLAELNQLAKNVKQLLKEQKRLTDDNGLELIKNFAEQRGIRIALLNRNGQIVGNSGVSNGFFTSFRLSEEEIARLKSGKPVGQLKELRRFKEPATLLIYPLRSPKKEQPLFLILASPLKGTKEAAAQFNLLLLKTGLISFIIALVLSWFLSKGMARRLFLLRQFAKQVASGYWDQVTPIPVHKEDEISQLARDMNIMGERLRESHQQLLIMEKRRQQFTADVTHELRTPLTSIRGLIEGMRKGLVEEKDKDKYLAIMEKETMRLIRLINELLDLEKIRSGKIELKKEVHSLNDILEIVIEQLQPLADEKGVGLNYEIQSETTIFGDYDRLQQIFMNLIKNGIQFTERGQIEVNGWMTDQGTMVTIQDSGVGIPPDHLCDIWDRFYKIDPSRTKSKGESGLGLAIVKQLVDAHQGDIRVESTPGVGTKFTLMFPVQ
- a CDS encoding UDP-glucose dehydrogenase family protein — its product is MKITVIGTGYVGLVTGACLAHMGHDVICADISVEKIATLQSGGLPIWEHGLKGIIDGARNENRIQFTTDMAQAIQESEVLFIAVGTPSLPDGNADLSQLWSIVVQIATVSQSDKTIVIKSTVPVGTSDEVEAVLRHLSSDPLHFEVVSNPEFLRQGNAVYDFLHPDRIVIGCSSSRARKTMSLIYKDFSVPIQFCDRRSAEMIKYASNTFLAMKISYINMIAGLSEKVGANVDEVARGMGLDRRIGPSFLQAGIGYGGSCLPKDTSALLALGKRLDHELPLVEAAVKINKEQSQLIIKKLRHSLGSLNQKRIAILGLSFKPMTDDIREAPSLSVIRQCLKEGAIIRAYDPLVHDYPLKDITLCHDEYSAIQFCDAIVILTEWEQFRHLDWERISQKLRLPLIVDGRNIFSLKQMEAICEKYGLIYFSVGRPTIFGTFGCDAKEKTSILEELKAAINGL
- a CDS encoding PstS family phosphate ABC transporter substrate-binding protein — encoded protein: MQKYKEGFSVNGLKKSFVVLGIFALTMILLVGCGAANDQKTEEKAAETKLSGEIQIDGSSTVFPISEAVAEEFMAANPDVRVNVGVSGTGGGFKKFTVGETDISDASRPIKDSEAQKAKENGIEYIEIPVAFDGLSVVVNPENDFVDYLTTEELKKIWEPNSQVTKWSQVREGWPDEEIKLYGPGTDSGTFDYFTEVINGEDGASRSDYTASEDDNVLVQGIAGDKYSLGYFGYAYYIENKDKIKVVPIDGGNGPIEPTDETVNNGTYAPLSRPIFIYVSKKSLQRPEVKAFVEYYLTEGPNFVPEVGYVPLPQDMYEKSLAEVQAVK
- the pstC gene encoding phosphate ABC transporter permease subunit PstC, with product MSLPDKPFSLKGKRQPLGDLIVPKLLFFAALISIFTTVGIVLTLLLETINFFRVVPFFEFLTDTKWTPLFKPQHFGILPLLSGTLLVTIGASIVALPIGLASAIYLSEYAPDRARRIIKPILEVLAGVPTIVYGYFALTFVTPVIRIFLPDTGIFNALSASIVVGIMIIPMVSSLSEDAMGSVPKSLRDGAYALGATRFEVALKVVLPAALSGIVASFVLALSRAIGETMIVTIAAGATPKLTANPLESIQTMTAYIVQVSLGDTPYGSIEYLTIFAVGMTLFVITLLMNIIAQWITRRFKEEYK
- the pstA gene encoding phosphate ABC transporter permease PstA, coding for MDVKLEQLIKKRKRINQINHWLFFAGTSVGIITLAILIYSILSKGLGWFDWQFLTSFPSRFAEKAGIKSALWGSIWLIALTAPISFILGVGTAIYLEEYAKKNWFSKLIQININNLAGVPSIVFGILGLTLFVRGIGFGRSLIAGALTMSLLILPIIVVSAQEAIRAIPETIRNASYALGSTRWQTIRNIVLPAAFPSILTGTILALSRAIGETAPLIMIGALTFVAFTPKSIFDSFTVLPIQIFNWTSRPQEEFQYVAAAGIMVLLIVLLTMNSIAIYLRNKFQRRF
- the pstB gene encoding phosphate ABC transporter ATP-binding protein PstB; translation: MSIIEVKDLNLYYGDFHALKDISMNIEEKSICAFIGPSGCGKSTFLRTLNRMNDMIQGVHITGSVRILGENIYDPNVSVESLRKRVGMVFQQPNPFPKSVYDNIAFGPRMHGITKKNDLDEIVQESLKKAALWEEVKDYLKRPAYGLSGGQQQRLCIARALAVNPDILLMDEPTSALDPISTAKIEELIQELKNNYTIVIVTHNMQQAARVSDVTAFFLQGEVIECTETSTLFQNPRDKRTEDYITGRFG
- the phoU gene encoding phosphate signaling complex protein PhoU; its protein translation is MNREAYSRSLNELKEKLLRMAEAVEISIDQSVRSLANLDKELAQKTLDRDVEIDQMDLEIGNKAITLIATQQPVAKDLRKIAAAMHISKDLERMADLACNLARVTIDFVDENLTLYKPLVDIPNMAKLTQEMVHDGINSYITENVDLARKMAEKDDEVDRIYQEILDELVEYMTENNKHIKEAMKFAFVARFLERMSDLATNIGEYVTYIVEAKKADLN